Proteins co-encoded in one Arthrobacter alpinus genomic window:
- the coaD gene encoding pantetheine-phosphate adenylyltransferase, with product MRRAVCPGSFDPIHKGHIEVIARASSLFDEVIVAVSTNYAKKYRFSLNERLEMARNTFSALSGIVVEPMGEGLLSDYCHARGVSAIVKGLRSSSDFDYELPMATMNRQLSGVETVFLPGDSRYLHLSSTLIKEVHTLGGDIADFVPRAVLRRLQGDVGPDTTPVTMVQPKA from the coding sequence ATGCGACGCGCTGTATGCCCCGGATCCTTTGACCCCATTCACAAGGGACACATTGAGGTGATTGCCCGCGCGTCGTCCCTTTTTGACGAGGTAATAGTTGCGGTCTCCACCAACTATGCGAAAAAGTACCGGTTCTCGCTCAATGAGCGCTTGGAGATGGCTCGCAACACCTTCTCGGCCTTGTCCGGGATTGTTGTTGAACCCATGGGTGAGGGGCTGCTCTCCGATTACTGTCACGCCAGGGGCGTCTCTGCCATTGTGAAGGGTCTGCGCTCGTCCTCTGATTTTGACTACGAATTGCCAATGGCAACCATGAACCGCCAACTCTCCGGAGTGGAGACGGTGTTCTTGCCGGGGGATAGCCGCTACCTGCACCTGTCCTCCACCCTGATCAAGGAAGTCCACACACTCGGCGGGGACATTGCTGACTTTGTCCCGCGCGCCGTGCTGCGCCGTTTGCAGGGTGATGTTGGCCCCGACACCACACCCGTCACCATGGTCCAGCCCAAGGCTTAG
- the rsmD gene encoding 16S rRNA (guanine(966)-N(2))-methyltransferase RsmD, producing the protein MTRIVAGAAGGTTLVSVPGDGTRPTTDRVKEALFSRLESMNMLADTRVLDLYAGSGSLGVESASRGAKSVELVEFNDKAAAVCQRNAELVNKVLGSKVVTVQRSKVESFLERVVGAGVDQWDLVFMDPPYPLTEEELSLVLGLLAQRLSPFAVVVVERSARTPEPTWPAGLDGFAEKKYGETRLWFAEPAAD; encoded by the coding sequence ATGACCCGGATTGTTGCCGGAGCAGCCGGAGGCACCACGCTGGTATCGGTGCCGGGAGACGGGACCCGTCCCACCACTGACCGAGTCAAGGAAGCGTTGTTTTCTCGGCTGGAATCCATGAACATGCTCGCCGACACGCGGGTACTGGACCTGTATGCGGGTTCCGGATCGCTGGGTGTGGAAAGTGCCAGCCGAGGGGCAAAATCCGTTGAACTGGTCGAGTTCAATGACAAAGCCGCAGCCGTATGCCAGCGCAATGCCGAACTGGTCAATAAGGTCCTTGGTAGCAAAGTTGTCACGGTGCAGCGTTCCAAAGTGGAATCGTTCCTTGAACGAGTGGTGGGCGCCGGCGTTGACCAGTGGGATCTGGTCTTCATGGATCCGCCCTACCCGCTGACCGAGGAAGAGCTGTCACTCGTGTTGGGACTGCTGGCTCAGCGGCTGAGTCCCTTCGCCGTGGTGGTGGTGGAGCGTTCAGCGCGCACACCCGAACCCACCTGGCCCGCTGGTTTGGACGGGTTTGCCGAGAAGAAGTACGGGGAGACCCGCCTCTGGTTCGCCGAGCCGGCTGCTGACTGA
- the rnc gene encoding ribonuclease III, translating into MSAEIPSPELTDGHKLLLKRLGVSIDAGTLRLALTHRSYAYENGGIPTNERLEFLGDSILGFSVTDALYRDNPLLPEGDLAKRRSAVVSTRALASIGRELGIGEFIYLGQGEKLTKGRNKSSILADTMEALIGATYLTHGIEVARQLVMRLVGPLLADSAVLGAGTDWKTNIQEIAAARHLGAIVYDITGVGPDHNRSFTASLIIGCKHYSTGTGPSKKEAERTAAAAAWVDLEKKFGSGSSSSMPSSTPAFTSSTSDAVASAAAGSPAAASGATGTVSGTAVTGTVSAAE; encoded by the coding sequence ATGTCCGCAGAAATTCCATCACCGGAACTCACGGACGGACACAAACTGCTGTTGAAGCGTCTCGGTGTCAGTATTGATGCCGGGACGCTTCGTCTTGCCCTCACGCATAGGTCTTACGCCTATGAAAACGGTGGCATCCCCACGAACGAGCGTCTCGAGTTCCTCGGCGACTCCATCCTGGGCTTTTCCGTCACTGACGCGCTCTACCGCGACAACCCGTTGTTGCCCGAAGGTGATCTGGCTAAGCGCCGTTCTGCCGTGGTCTCCACCCGCGCCTTGGCCTCCATTGGCCGCGAGTTGGGGATCGGTGAATTCATCTACCTCGGACAGGGTGAGAAGCTCACCAAGGGTCGCAACAAATCCTCCATCCTGGCTGACACCATGGAAGCGCTCATTGGCGCCACCTATCTCACCCACGGCATTGAAGTTGCCCGCCAACTGGTCATGCGCCTGGTTGGCCCGCTGCTGGCCGATTCCGCCGTGCTCGGCGCCGGCACCGACTGGAAAACCAACATCCAGGAAATCGCCGCCGCCCGCCACCTCGGCGCCATTGTCTATGACATCACCGGCGTTGGTCCCGACCACAACCGTTCCTTCACCGCCAGCTTGATCATTGGCTGCAAGCACTACAGCACCGGCACCGGGCCCTCCAAAAAGGAAGCAGAGCGGACCGCCGCCGCTGCCGCTTGGGTGGACCTGGAAAAGAAGTTTGGCTCAGGCTCTAGTAGTTCCATGCCTTCTTCCACACCCGCGTTCACGTCTTCCACGTCCGACGCCGTTGCCTCCGCAGCGGCCGGCTCGCCTGCCGCTGCTTCCGGCGCCACCGGCACCGTTTCTGGCACGGCTGTTACCGGCACCGTTTCCGCCGCGGAATAA
- a CDS encoding spermidine synthase, translated as MATPSRFLRTSGVHATIEADPWHNNAFVMSIDGAEQSHVNLAAPQEVFYEYLRRIANAIDLVKPAGEPITALHLGAGALTLARYIQATRPGSVQHAVELERELLDFVLEQLPLPAGTDLSSHVGDAREELAALPAGLMFDVVVLDIFSGPDAPAHLACEDFYREAAAVLTPEGILAVNVGDEPGFTLVTSQTKALQEAMASVAAYGTTMLFSRRYPGNIILLGKNSPWPQGWTQALVAAGPHPATVMSGVELDELTN; from the coding sequence ATGGCCACGCCCAGCCGTTTCCTGCGCACCAGCGGCGTCCACGCCACGATCGAAGCCGATCCTTGGCACAACAACGCCTTTGTCATGAGCATTGACGGCGCAGAGCAATCGCACGTGAACCTGGCCGCACCGCAGGAAGTGTTCTACGAATACCTGCGCCGCATCGCCAACGCCATTGACCTGGTGAAGCCGGCCGGGGAACCCATCACGGCTCTGCACTTGGGCGCTGGTGCACTGACGCTGGCCCGCTACATCCAGGCCACCCGGCCAGGATCCGTCCAGCATGCCGTGGAGTTGGAACGTGAGCTGCTGGACTTTGTCCTCGAGCAGCTGCCGCTACCGGCCGGCACCGATCTGAGCAGCCACGTGGGTGATGCCCGTGAAGAGCTGGCTGCCCTGCCCGCAGGCCTGATGTTCGACGTCGTTGTGCTGGACATTTTCAGCGGCCCGGACGCGCCTGCTCACCTCGCCTGCGAAGACTTTTATCGCGAGGCGGCGGCAGTGCTGACGCCGGAAGGAATTCTGGCCGTCAACGTTGGAGACGAGCCCGGTTTCACGCTGGTCACCAGCCAGACCAAGGCACTCCAGGAAGCCATGGCCAGCGTGGCCGCTTATGGCACAACCATGCTATTTAGTCGCCGCTACCCCGGAAACATCATCCTGTTGGGCAAAAACAGCCCGTGGCCACAAGGGTGGACTCAAGCGCTGGTGGCGGCAGGCCCGCATCCGGCAACTGTGATGAGTGGCGTGGAACTGGACGAACTGACCAACTAG
- a CDS encoding Gfo/Idh/MocA family protein gives MEQLRVGLIGAGGIAGVHIAGWQQLGAHVSVYSRSGAAHLVQEFGVAEAESLDALLADCDLVSILTPTTTHHEYAMAAIAAGKDVMCEKPLAETTARAAEIANAAKSAGVRLFPAHVVRFFPEYVAAKAQLEQGLLGSPQVLRLSRASAAPAAGSWFFDEEAAGGIIRDQMIHDLDQALWLAGDVIQVEALQAPSTVDGVVPRPVTAKVFLTHESGAVSFLRGEWGPDNMPFHTSIAVEGDAGMWRFPLPLAADLGGATAPVGGQLPQQSPANSPYTLQIGEFAQARSTGAPSRVSPYDGVMAVALAEAAYASIASGGPVEFSAASVAKLLD, from the coding sequence GTGGAGCAACTTCGAGTGGGCCTCATTGGTGCCGGCGGCATTGCAGGCGTCCACATTGCGGGGTGGCAGCAGCTGGGCGCGCACGTGAGCGTTTATTCGCGCTCCGGCGCAGCTCATCTGGTGCAGGAGTTCGGCGTCGCTGAGGCTGAATCGTTGGATGCGCTGCTGGCGGATTGCGATCTAGTCAGCATCCTCACTCCCACCACCACACATCACGAATACGCTATGGCGGCCATCGCCGCCGGCAAGGACGTGATGTGTGAAAAGCCGCTCGCTGAAACCACTGCCCGGGCAGCCGAGATTGCCAACGCGGCCAAGTCCGCCGGGGTGCGGCTCTTCCCCGCCCATGTGGTGCGCTTTTTCCCCGAATATGTTGCTGCCAAGGCGCAGCTTGAGCAGGGCTTGTTGGGGTCGCCCCAGGTACTGCGTCTGAGCCGTGCCAGTGCGGCTCCGGCGGCGGGGTCCTGGTTCTTTGACGAGGAGGCGGCCGGTGGCATCATCCGGGATCAGATGATTCACGATCTCGATCAGGCCCTGTGGCTGGCTGGAGACGTCATCCAAGTGGAGGCCCTGCAGGCCCCGTCCACAGTAGACGGCGTGGTTCCGCGGCCCGTCACTGCCAAAGTGTTCTTGACCCATGAAAGCGGTGCCGTCAGTTTCCTGCGGGGGGAGTGGGGCCCGGACAACATGCCGTTCCATACCTCAATTGCCGTGGAAGGCGACGCCGGAATGTGGCGTTTTCCGCTCCCGCTCGCAGCAGATCTCGGCGGCGCTACGGCTCCAGTGGGTGGCCAGTTGCCCCAGCAGTCTCCGGCCAACAGCCCGTACACCTTACAAATTGGCGAGTTCGCACAGGCTCGCAGCACCGGGGCGCCGTCTCGAGTTAGCCCGTACGACGGCGTCATGGCCGTTGCGCTGGCGGAGGCCGCCTATGCCTCGATCGCCTCGGGCGGACCAGTGGAATTCTCAGCCGCCAGTGTGGCTAAGCTGCTGGATTAG
- the rpmF gene encoding 50S ribosomal protein L32 yields MAVPKRKMSRANTRARRSQWKATAPALVKTIENGEVVYSLPHQAKVVTDSAGTALFLEYKGRKVADV; encoded by the coding sequence GTGGCTGTTCCGAAGCGGAAGATGTCCCGTGCCAATACGCGCGCACGCCGTTCCCAGTGGAAGGCCACCGCGCCTGCTCTGGTAAAGACCATTGAAAATGGCGAAGTTGTTTACAGCTTGCCGCACCAGGCCAAGGTCGTCACCGACTCAGCCGGTACCGCACTGTTCTTGGAATACAAGGGCCGTAAGGTTGCTGACGTCTAA
- a CDS encoding SPFH domain-containing protein: protein MQYLIAFIPLIVGIVALVVLVLLIRGGVKMMWQVAEPNEALIISGFSRGRPSAATTDGMDFRIVTGKGAFVIPGLQTVRPLSLTLNETELQVNCVTAQGIQVVVQGVVIFKIGDSTPFIANAARRFLGQQAKMESQVYNVFEGHLRSIIGSMTVEEIIRERDKLASQVRSASGTEMEKLGLVVDSLQIKDLEDPTGYIQNLAKPHIAQVVMEARIAEATRNREAAEKEAEAAWLIADAQSISAIKQSAAQANAETAKANAAQAGPLADATARQQVVVQETEVAKLEADREEQKLQTSVRKPADAKAYAQRTEAEAQKAADISAAEARARKTELEAQANATAAAATAGATRVTGEAEAAATKARGEAAASAIKAKALAEAEGIKARAEALGTNQEAVISQQLAENMPAIVAAAAEPFAHVGQLTVLNGGEGINNMVGGILAQVGNYLPALTTALKDVNAAKTVSAAKTKEPPRAP from the coding sequence ATGCAATACCTCATCGCGTTCATCCCGCTGATCGTCGGGATAGTTGCTCTGGTGGTTCTTGTGTTACTCATTCGTGGCGGCGTGAAAATGATGTGGCAGGTTGCCGAGCCCAATGAGGCGCTGATCATTTCAGGTTTCAGCCGCGGGCGCCCCTCTGCTGCTACCACTGATGGCATGGACTTCCGCATCGTCACGGGCAAGGGTGCTTTTGTGATCCCCGGCCTGCAAACTGTCAGGCCGCTGTCCCTGACCCTGAACGAGACGGAATTGCAGGTCAACTGCGTCACCGCCCAAGGGATCCAGGTGGTGGTCCAGGGGGTCGTCATCTTCAAGATTGGGGATTCGACGCCGTTCATCGCTAACGCCGCGCGCCGTTTCCTAGGTCAGCAGGCCAAGATGGAAAGTCAGGTGTACAACGTTTTCGAGGGACACTTGCGCTCGATCATCGGTTCCATGACGGTGGAAGAGATTATCCGGGAGCGCGATAAGTTGGCCTCGCAGGTGCGCAGTGCCAGTGGGACCGAAATGGAAAAGCTTGGCCTCGTGGTGGATTCCTTGCAGATCAAGGATCTTGAGGATCCCACCGGGTACATTCAAAACCTTGCCAAACCGCACATCGCCCAGGTGGTGATGGAGGCGCGTATTGCCGAGGCCACCCGTAACCGTGAGGCGGCAGAAAAAGAAGCAGAAGCCGCATGGTTGATTGCCGATGCCCAAAGTATCTCTGCCATCAAGCAGTCGGCCGCCCAAGCCAATGCCGAAACGGCCAAGGCCAACGCCGCACAGGCCGGTCCATTGGCGGACGCCACAGCACGCCAGCAAGTGGTGGTCCAGGAAACCGAGGTCGCAAAACTCGAGGCTGACCGCGAGGAGCAGAAGCTGCAAACCTCCGTCAGGAAGCCGGCCGACGCCAAGGCCTATGCCCAGCGGACCGAGGCCGAGGCCCAAAAAGCGGCCGATATCAGTGCGGCCGAGGCCCGGGCCAGGAAGACTGAGCTTGAAGCGCAGGCAAATGCGACGGCGGCGGCGGCCACTGCCGGCGCAACCCGCGTCACCGGCGAGGCCGAGGCGGCGGCGACGAAAGCGCGTGGGGAGGCTGCGGCGTCGGCCATTAAGGCCAAGGCCCTAGCTGAAGCCGAGGGCATCAAGGCGCGTGCCGAAGCTTTGGGGACTAATCAAGAAGCGGTCATCAGCCAGCAGCTGGCTGAAAACATGCCGGCGATTGTGGCAGCGGCGGCTGAACCGTTCGCTCATGTTGGCCAGCTGACGGTGCTCAACGGCGGTGAGGGAATCAACAATATGGTGGGCGGGATCCTGGCGCAGGTGGGCAACTACCTGCCGGCATTGACCACAGCCCTGAAGGATGTCAATGCAGCCAAGACAGTCAGCGCAGCCAAGACAAAGGAGCCGCCGCGTGCGCCGTGA
- a CDS encoding aminotransferase class I/II-fold pyridoxal phosphate-dependent enzyme, protein MSTPWHRTARGANLLGPDGSLGVTIFEEITSLANHHGAINLGQGFPDEDGPAELSRIAQDAIASGKNQYAPGKGILDLRQAVAEHQDRFYGITLDPETEVIISTGATEAIAAAVLALTGPGDEVLTFEPFYDSYGAMIGLSGAKHTTAALLAPDFMPDLATLENSFSPRTKMVILNNPHNPTGAMFPVEVLSEVVRLAIKYDAVILTDEVYEHLTFGPRHIPVATLPGAAERTLTISSAGKTFSFTGWKIGWLSGPAELVAAARTVKQFLSYSSGTPFQGAIAAGLRMEDSFFTDAAATLAHKRDILAEGLRAAGLDVYLPQGTYFINADTQKLGITDATALARRLPELVGVAAIPVPVFCHPEGAKRTRSLLRFAFCKQVPLLEQAAERLATLKDKI, encoded by the coding sequence ATGAGCACGCCCTGGCACCGCACCGCACGAGGAGCCAACCTTTTGGGCCCGGACGGCTCCCTCGGAGTGACCATTTTTGAGGAGATCACCTCCCTCGCCAACCACCACGGCGCCATCAACTTGGGTCAGGGTTTCCCTGATGAAGACGGCCCGGCGGAGCTGAGCCGCATCGCCCAGGATGCCATCGCCTCTGGCAAAAACCAGTACGCGCCTGGCAAGGGAATTCTGGATCTGCGCCAGGCCGTGGCCGAGCATCAGGACCGTTTCTACGGCATCACCCTCGATCCGGAGACTGAAGTCATCATCTCCACCGGCGCCACCGAGGCTATTGCTGCCGCCGTCCTGGCGCTGACCGGCCCGGGCGATGAGGTCCTCACCTTTGAGCCCTTCTACGATTCCTACGGCGCCATGATTGGCCTCTCTGGCGCCAAGCACACTACGGCTGCGCTGCTGGCTCCGGATTTCATGCCGGATCTGGCCACGCTGGAAAACAGCTTCAGCCCGCGCACCAAAATGGTCATCCTGAACAATCCGCATAACCCCACCGGCGCCATGTTCCCCGTGGAGGTGCTCAGTGAGGTGGTGCGGCTCGCCATCAAGTACGACGCCGTCATCCTCACCGATGAGGTCTATGAGCACCTGACGTTCGGTCCCCGGCACATACCCGTGGCCACGCTGCCGGGTGCGGCTGAGCGAACGCTCACCATCTCCTCCGCCGGCAAGACCTTCTCCTTCACCGGATGGAAGATCGGCTGGCTTTCCGGCCCGGCGGAACTCGTCGCGGCAGCCCGCACCGTCAAGCAATTTCTGAGCTACTCCTCCGGCACACCCTTCCAAGGTGCCATCGCCGCCGGACTGCGCATGGAGGACAGCTTTTTCACTGACGCCGCCGCGACGTTGGCCCACAAACGCGACATCCTGGCCGAGGGTCTGCGCGCCGCCGGGCTCGACGTCTACCTGCCCCAAGGCACGTATTTCATCAACGCCGATACGCAAAAACTGGGCATTACCGATGCCACCGCATTGGCCCGCCGCCTCCCGGAGCTCGTTGGCGTTGCCGCCATCCCCGTCCCGGTCTTCTGCCACCCCGAAGGCGCCAAACGCACACGCTCCCTGCTGCGGTTCGCCTTCTGCAAACAAGTTCCGCTGCTGGAACAGGCCGCCGAACGTCTCGCCACCCTCAAGGACAAGATTTAA
- a CDS encoding YceD family protein produces MWKFEERIPVPEDFGTPLIGAIPGSDLDLELRFEAVHEGILVSGNVLVEVTGECSRCLETFEDDLEVDVQELFFYEEPSAEFLEQEEDQQRWVEHDSIDLEPVLRDAVVTALPFQPVCREDCEGLCSECGIHLADEPGHHHEILDPRWAALQGLTGEEN; encoded by the coding sequence ATGTGGAAATTTGAAGAGCGTATACCTGTGCCGGAAGATTTTGGCACTCCGCTCATTGGCGCGATTCCCGGATCCGATTTGGATCTGGAACTCCGTTTTGAGGCCGTTCATGAAGGTATTCTTGTATCGGGTAACGTACTTGTCGAAGTGACAGGTGAGTGTTCCCGCTGCTTGGAGACGTTCGAGGATGACCTTGAAGTCGATGTGCAAGAACTTTTCTTCTACGAGGAGCCGTCCGCGGAATTCCTTGAACAAGAAGAAGATCAGCAACGTTGGGTCGAGCACGATTCTATCGATCTTGAACCGGTGTTGCGGGACGCAGTGGTAACCGCCCTGCCGTTCCAGCCGGTGTGCCGGGAAGACTGCGAGGGTCTGTGTTCCGAATGCGGAATACACCTTGCGGATGAGCCGGGGCACCATCACGAGATCCTAGATCCTCGGTGGGCTGCCCTACAGGGCTTAACCGGCGAAGAAAACTAG
- a CDS encoding DAK2 domain-containing protein — protein sequence MQSKITATAPVVRRWLAMAEQTLANHSDRLNAINIYPVADADTGTNLYLTVRAAAQALAELEPSDVGVTMATAGRAAMEQARGNSGTLFAVSLAAMAEPLADAQRLSGPLLAASLHRAQLRAWSALSEPMAGTILSVLEAAARGAASVESVFNGDESNQALAETIEAAVCAAREAVVLTESQLGVLSEAHVVDAGGVGLLLILDCLRSVIVGEPLQEDLMDGLSGYKVQDPNIALTMPEQEGVEVMCTITLTPLAAAGLRLQLDGMGDSVIMSAVSEHADPTGAYPWRVHVHVPAATLALEAIRAVGDPSNVSISALSATAAKDAHELI from the coding sequence AACCACAGCGACAGGCTCAACGCCATCAACATCTACCCGGTGGCGGACGCAGACACGGGCACCAACTTATACTTGACAGTTCGCGCTGCCGCGCAGGCGTTGGCGGAATTAGAGCCCTCCGATGTCGGCGTCACCATGGCTACCGCAGGACGCGCGGCCATGGAACAGGCCCGGGGCAACTCTGGAACGCTGTTCGCCGTATCGCTTGCAGCCATGGCCGAGCCACTCGCTGACGCCCAGCGCCTCAGCGGACCCCTTTTGGCCGCCTCGCTGCACCGCGCACAATTGCGGGCCTGGAGCGCCTTGAGCGAACCCATGGCCGGCACCATTCTCTCCGTGTTGGAGGCTGCAGCCCGGGGCGCCGCGTCCGTGGAATCAGTGTTCAATGGCGATGAGTCAAACCAGGCGCTGGCAGAAACCATTGAGGCTGCCGTCTGTGCCGCCCGCGAAGCCGTGGTGCTGACCGAATCCCAGCTGGGCGTCTTGAGTGAGGCACATGTGGTGGATGCTGGCGGTGTGGGCCTGTTGCTCATTCTGGACTGCCTGCGATCTGTCATCGTCGGTGAACCCCTCCAAGAAGATCTGATGGATGGCCTGTCCGGTTACAAGGTGCAAGATCCCAATATTGCCTTGACCATGCCGGAACAAGAAGGTGTTGAGGTCATGTGCACCATCACCCTGACCCCGTTGGCAGCCGCCGGTTTGCGCTTGCAGCTCGACGGCATGGGCGATTCCGTCATCATGAGTGCCGTCTCCGAACACGCTGACCCCACCGGCGCGTACCCCTGGAGGGTGCATGTTCATGTTCCCGCAGCAACCCTGGCCCTTGAAGCCATCAGGGCTGTGGGTGATCCCAGCAACGTGAGCATTTCAGCGCTGTCCGCCACCGCGGCGAAGGACGCCCATGAGCTCATCTGA
- a CDS encoding ATP-dependent DNA helicase RecG, translated as MSSSDPAPRFPNPDQGYSDLALNISRLLGKATATVVEKNLGITTAGQMLHQFPRRYLARGDLTDLNQLELGEDVTILAKVVAAHTRFMHTRKGTITDIVITDNSGRASQLAISFFNGFTAKKELQEGVLALFSGKVGYYGGHQVLTNPGYVLLPDDELAEHEAELQAARPIPVYPATLKFPSWKTADVIKALLPALDLTKVPDPVPKHIAAREKLMPLALAYDEIHTPTDMESWPRARKRFRYQEALALQTALAQRRLVAMKQDATGRPPVQGGLLDAFDAKLPYTLTAGQADIGALIASEVAQGHPMHRLLQGEVGSGKTVIALRAMLQVIDAGGQAAFLAPTEVLAAQHLRSISALLGSLGEGALLGGSSATQVTLLTGSMPVAAKKKALLAAASGAAGIVIGTHALLSDNVQFADLGLIVVDEQHRFGVEQRDVLRAKALKPPHLLVMTATPIPRTVAMTVFGDLEVSELTELPAGRTPILTHVAPLAEHPSWESRVWARTREEVDAGHQVYVVCPKIGDAPDAEDVPTDKADARPMAGVLETVEYLRTVPALAGLRIATLHGRMDSADKQETMAAFTDGAIDVLVATTVIEVGVDVHNATLMVILDADRFGMSQLHQLRGRIGRGGHAGTCLLVTGLEPGHPSRKRLDAVAATIDGFVLAQEDLEMRREGDILGARQSGGVSGLRMLSVVRDEALIGRARQDATEIVAVDPELEFHPALKLEIEMYLTEQNEAFLERG; from the coding sequence ATGAGCTCATCTGACCCGGCCCCCAGATTTCCCAACCCGGATCAAGGCTACTCAGATCTTGCCTTGAATATCTCCCGGCTGCTGGGCAAAGCCACGGCTACTGTGGTGGAAAAAAATCTCGGGATCACCACAGCGGGGCAGATGCTGCACCAGTTCCCGCGCCGTTATCTGGCCCGCGGCGATCTAACCGATCTGAACCAACTGGAACTGGGCGAGGACGTCACCATCTTGGCCAAAGTGGTGGCCGCGCACACCCGCTTCATGCACACGCGCAAGGGCACCATCACCGATATTGTGATCACTGATAATTCCGGGCGCGCGTCCCAGTTGGCCATCAGCTTTTTCAATGGCTTCACGGCCAAAAAGGAACTCCAAGAAGGAGTGTTGGCCCTGTTCTCCGGCAAGGTGGGGTACTACGGTGGCCATCAGGTGCTGACCAACCCCGGCTATGTCCTGTTGCCGGACGACGAACTGGCCGAGCATGAAGCCGAACTTCAGGCCGCGAGGCCCATTCCGGTTTATCCGGCCACGTTGAAGTTTCCCAGCTGGAAAACTGCGGATGTCATCAAGGCACTCCTGCCGGCGCTGGATCTGACCAAAGTGCCAGATCCCGTCCCCAAACACATTGCCGCGCGTGAGAAACTCATGCCGTTGGCGCTGGCCTATGACGAGATCCACACCCCTACGGACATGGAGTCCTGGCCGCGAGCCCGCAAACGCTTCCGTTATCAGGAGGCTTTGGCGCTCCAGACTGCCTTGGCGCAACGCCGTTTGGTGGCCATGAAGCAGGACGCCACCGGCCGGCCCCCTGTCCAAGGTGGGCTGCTGGACGCCTTTGACGCCAAGCTGCCCTACACACTCACCGCCGGTCAGGCGGACATTGGTGCGTTGATCGCCTCCGAGGTTGCCCAGGGTCACCCCATGCACCGGCTCCTACAGGGCGAGGTGGGTTCCGGCAAGACGGTCATTGCCTTGCGTGCCATGCTTCAAGTGATCGACGCCGGTGGGCAGGCAGCCTTCCTGGCCCCCACCGAGGTGCTGGCCGCCCAGCATCTGCGCTCCATTTCTGCCCTCTTGGGTTCCTTGGGGGAGGGTGCCTTGTTGGGTGGTTCGTCCGCCACACAGGTGACCTTGCTGACCGGTTCCATGCCCGTAGCGGCTAAGAAGAAAGCGCTGCTGGCGGCCGCTTCCGGTGCGGCCGGCATTGTTATTGGCACGCATGCGCTTTTATCCGATAATGTGCAGTTTGCCGATCTTGGGCTCATTGTTGTCGATGAACAGCACCGCTTTGGTGTGGAGCAGCGCGATGTCCTCCGCGCCAAAGCACTCAAGCCCCCGCACCTGCTGGTCATGACGGCCACGCCCATTCCGCGCACCGTGGCCATGACGGTCTTTGGTGATCTGGAAGTCTCCGAGTTGACGGAGCTGCCGGCCGGGCGCACACCCATCCTGACCCACGTGGCTCCTTTGGCGGAGCACCCCTCTTGGGAATCGCGCGTGTGGGCCCGTACTCGTGAAGAGGTCGACGCCGGACACCAGGTCTATGTGGTTTGTCCCAAGATCGGTGATGCTCCCGATGCCGAAGATGTTCCCACGGATAAGGCTGACGCCCGCCCCATGGCCGGGGTGTTGGAGACCGTGGAGTACTTGCGAACAGTTCCGGCGCTGGCCGGGCTGCGTATTGCCACGCTGCACGGGCGCATGGACTCTGCCGACAAACAGGAGACCATGGCGGCCTTTACGGATGGAGCCATTGATGTCTTAGTGGCCACCACGGTGATTGAGGTGGGTGTGGATGTGCACAACGCCACGCTCATGGTGATCTTGGATGCCGATCGCTTTGGCATGTCACAGTTGCACCAGCTCCGAGGACGCATTGGGCGGGGTGGGCACGCTGGAACCTGCTTGTTGGTGACGGGATTGGAACCTGGCCATCCCAGCCGCAAGCGCCTGGATGCGGTGGCCGCCACCATTGATGGGTTTGTGTTGGCTCAGGAGGATTTGGAAATGCGCCGAGAAGGCGACATTCTGGGTGCTCGGCAGTCAGGCGGCGTGAGTGGTTTGCGGATGCTCAGCGTGGTGCGCGACGAGGCGCTGATTGGCAGGGCCCGGCAGGACGCCACAGAGATTGTCGCCGTGGATCCTGAATTGGAATTCCACCCGGCCCTGAAGCTGGAAATTGAGATGTACTTGACCGAACAGAATGAGGCTTTCCTTGAACGTGGCTAA